Proteins encoded in a region of the Haloarcula sp. CBA1129 genome:
- a CDS encoding phosphoglycerate kinase, with translation MTFQTLDDLDDGQRALVRLDLNSPVEDGTVQDNRRFDRHAETISELVDRGFEIAIMAHQGRPGRDDFVSLSQHADILAEHIDHDVDFVDETYGPQAIHDIADLDSGDVLVLENTRMCDDELPEEDPEVKAQTEFVQTLAGEFDAYINDAYSAAHRSHASLVGFPLVMDAYAGRVMETEYEANTAIAEKEFDGQVTMVVGGTKATDVIDVMTHLDEKVDDFLLGGIAGELFLRAAGYPVGYDIDDANLYDEQWEQNSEKIETMLDEHRDQITLAVDLAYEDDGDRAEQAVDDIEEKSVSYLDVGSETVMEYSPIIRDSEAVFVKGALGMFEDERFSVGTAGVLEAIADTDCFSVVGGGDTSRAIEMYGMTEDEFGHVSIAGGAYIRALTGAELVGVEALQR, from the coding sequence ATGACGTTCCAGACGCTCGATGACCTCGACGACGGACAGCGCGCCCTCGTCCGACTCGACCTCAATTCACCGGTGGAGGACGGCACGGTACAGGACAACCGACGGTTCGACCGGCACGCGGAGACGATCAGCGAACTCGTCGACCGCGGGTTCGAGATCGCAATCATGGCCCATCAGGGCCGCCCGGGCCGCGATGACTTCGTCTCGCTTTCCCAGCACGCCGACATCCTCGCGGAGCACATCGACCACGACGTGGACTTTGTCGACGAGACCTACGGGCCACAGGCGATTCACGATATCGCCGATCTCGACAGCGGCGACGTGCTCGTGCTGGAAAACACCCGGATGTGCGACGACGAACTCCCCGAGGAAGACCCCGAAGTGAAGGCCCAGACAGAGTTCGTCCAGACGCTGGCCGGGGAGTTCGACGCCTACATCAACGACGCCTACTCGGCGGCCCACCGCTCACACGCCTCGCTGGTGGGCTTCCCGCTCGTGATGGACGCCTACGCCGGCCGCGTGATGGAGACCGAGTACGAGGCCAACACCGCCATCGCCGAGAAGGAGTTCGACGGGCAGGTGACGATGGTCGTCGGCGGAACGAAAGCCACCGACGTCATCGACGTGATGACTCATCTCGACGAGAAAGTCGACGACTTCCTCCTTGGCGGTATCGCGGGCGAACTGTTCCTGCGGGCCGCGGGCTACCCGGTCGGCTACGACATCGACGACGCGAACCTCTACGACGAGCAGTGGGAACAGAACAGCGAGAAAATAGAGACCATGCTCGATGAGCACCGCGACCAGATCACGCTCGCGGTCGATCTAGCCTACGAAGACGACGGTGACCGCGCCGAACAGGCCGTCGACGACATCGAGGAGAAAAGCGTCTCCTACCTCGATGTCGGCAGCGAGACCGTCATGGAGTACTCGCCCATCATCCGCGACTCTGAGGCCGTCTTCGTGAAGGGCGCGCTGGGGATGTTCGAGGACGAGCGCTTCTCCGTCGGTACCGCCGGCGTGCTCGAAGCCATCGCCGACACCGATTGCTTCTCCGTCGTCGGCGGCGGCGACACGTCGCGGGCCATCGAAATGTACGGGATGACAGAAGACGAGTTCGGCCACGTCTCTATTGCAGGGGGGGCCTACATCCGGGCACTGACCGGTGCGGAACTGGTCGGCGTCGAAGCGCTCCAGCGCTAA
- the gap gene encoding type I glyceraldehyde-3-phosphate dehydrogenase yields MSEPVRVGLNGFGRIGRNVFRASLHNDDVEIVGINDVMDDSEIDYFAQYDTVMGELEGASVDDGVLTVEGTDFEAGIFHETDPTQLPWDDLDVDVAFEATGIFRTKEDASQHLDAGADKVLISAPPKGDEPVKQIVYGVNHDEYDGEDVVSNASCTTNSITPVAKVLDEEFGINVGQLTTVHAYTGSQNLMDGPNGKPRRRRAAAENIIPTSTGAAQATTEVLPELEGKLDGMAIRVPVPNGSITEFVVDLDEDVTEGDVNAAFEEAAAGELEGVLGVTNDDVVSSDILGDPYSTQVDLASTNVVNGQTKILTWYDNEYGFSNRMLDVAEYITE; encoded by the coding sequence ATGAGTGAGCCAGTCCGCGTCGGCCTCAACGGCTTCGGCCGTATCGGCCGCAACGTATTCCGCGCATCGTTACACAACGACGACGTCGAGATCGTCGGTATCAACGACGTGATGGACGATTCGGAGATCGACTACTTCGCCCAGTACGACACCGTTATGGGTGAACTCGAAGGAGCCAGCGTCGACGACGGCGTCCTCACGGTCGAGGGGACCGACTTCGAGGCGGGCATCTTCCACGAGACAGATCCCACACAGCTCCCGTGGGACGACCTCGATGTGGACGTTGCCTTCGAGGCGACCGGCATCTTCCGCACCAAGGAGGACGCGAGCCAGCATCTCGACGCCGGGGCCGACAAGGTCCTCATCTCCGCGCCGCCGAAGGGCGACGAACCAGTCAAGCAGATCGTCTACGGCGTCAACCACGACGAGTACGATGGCGAAGATGTCGTCTCGAACGCCTCCTGTACGACCAACTCCATCACGCCGGTCGCGAAGGTGCTGGACGAGGAGTTCGGCATCAACGTCGGTCAGCTGACGACGGTCCACGCCTACACCGGCTCCCAGAACCTGATGGACGGCCCGAACGGCAAGCCCCGCCGTCGCCGCGCGGCCGCCGAGAACATCATCCCGACCTCGACCGGCGCTGCGCAGGCGACCACCGAGGTCCTGCCCGAGCTTGAGGGCAAACTCGACGGGATGGCCATCCGCGTCCCGGTTCCCAACGGCTCCATCACCGAGTTCGTCGTCGACCTCGACGAAGACGTGACAGAGGGCGATGTCAACGCCGCCTTCGAGGAAGCCGCCGCCGGCGAACTTGAAGGCGTGCTCGGCGTCACGAACGACGATGTGGTCTCCTCCGATATCCTCGGTGACCCGTACTCCACGCAGGTCGACCTCGCCTCGACGAACGTCGTCAATGGGCAGACGAAGATCCTCACTTGGTACGACAACGAGTACGGCTTCTCGAACCGGATGCTCGACGTGGCCGAGTACATTACAGAGTAG
- a CDS encoding Hsp20/alpha crystallin family protein, translating to MRRDDSDDPFDEFFREIERMMDEMMGAEGDVHIDRDTGGGGADLHVDVHETDEEIRVVADVPGVDKDAIDLKCDGTVLTINAESAEREYHERLTLPTRVDEHSAAATYNNGILEVTFDPEEDSADIEL from the coding sequence ATGAGACGCGATGACAGTGACGACCCGTTTGACGAGTTCTTCCGGGAAATAGAGCGGATGATGGACGAAATGATGGGGGCCGAAGGCGACGTTCACATCGACCGGGACACCGGTGGTGGTGGGGCTGACCTCCACGTCGACGTTCACGAAACCGACGAGGAAATCCGGGTTGTCGCCGACGTTCCGGGCGTCGACAAGGACGCAATCGACCTCAAGTGTGACGGCACTGTCCTCACCATCAACGCCGAGAGCGCGGAACGCGAGTACCACGAACGACTGACGCTACCGACCCGCGTCGACGAACACTCCGCCGCCGCGACGTACAACAACGGTATCCTCGAAGTCACCTTCGACCCCGAAGAGGACTCTGCCGACATCGAACTGTAG